The Mycolicibacterium flavescens genome has a segment encoding these proteins:
- the nikMN gene encoding Cobalamin (Vitamin B12) biosynthesis CbiM protein — protein MTYSYVAMHMSDGIVNAPTSVVFGLIAVAVVALCAAKARNELDERTVPLAGLVAAFIFAVQMINFPILPGVSGHLLGGALAAILVGPYTGALCIAIVLVVQALLFADGGVTALGTNIVNMAVIGVAAGYLTAVLLYTSVRKRAEVPVASLGVIAFVAALIGTICAAMGFVVEYAIGGAATTSLGAVTGYMLGTHALIGVGEGIITAVTVMAVARSRPDLVYLLRRTRREVAA, from the coding sequence GTGACCTACTCGTACGTCGCGATGCATATGAGCGACGGCATCGTCAACGCCCCGACCTCCGTCGTCTTCGGTCTCATCGCCGTCGCTGTTGTCGCACTGTGCGCGGCCAAGGCCAGAAACGAGCTCGACGAGCGCACGGTGCCTCTCGCAGGCCTCGTCGCCGCGTTCATCTTCGCCGTCCAGATGATCAACTTCCCGATCCTCCCGGGCGTCAGCGGGCACCTGCTCGGCGGGGCGCTCGCCGCGATCCTGGTCGGCCCCTACACCGGGGCGCTGTGCATCGCCATCGTGTTGGTCGTACAGGCGCTGCTGTTCGCCGACGGCGGGGTCACCGCGCTGGGCACCAACATCGTCAACATGGCGGTGATCGGTGTCGCGGCCGGCTATCTGACCGCCGTCCTGCTCTACACCTCGGTCAGGAAGCGCGCCGAAGTACCAGTGGCCAGCTTGGGCGTGATCGCCTTCGTAGCCGCGCTGATCGGAACCATCTGTGCGGCAATGGGCTTCGTCGTCGAATACGCGATCGGTGGAGCGGCCACCACGTCGCTCGGCGCGGTGACGGGCTACATGCTCGGAACCCATGCGCTGATCGGCGTGGGAGAAGGCATCATCACTGCCGTGACCGTGATGGCCGTCGCGCGTTCGCGTCCCGACCTCGTCTACCTGTTGCGCCGCACCCGGCGGGAGGTTGCGGCATGA
- the cbiO gene encoding Cobalt ABC transporter, ATPase subunit produces the protein MNAITIEGLRHVYPDGHVALDGVDLTVRGGERIAVLGPNGAGKTTLMLHLNGVLTATSGSVRIGDVALTRKTLHDVRRRVGLVFQDPDDQLFMPTVAQDVAFGPANFGLRGDALADRVREALQTVSLTEEADRSPTHLSAGQRRRAALATVLACRPEILVLDEPSANLDPVARRELAETLSALDSTMLIVTHDLPYAAQLCERAVVMDRGVIVADGPIREILADTELLATHRLELPWGFEVPTRP, from the coding sequence ATGAACGCGATCACGATCGAGGGTCTGCGCCACGTCTACCCCGACGGCCACGTCGCCCTCGACGGTGTCGACCTGACCGTGCGCGGCGGCGAACGCATCGCCGTGCTCGGCCCCAACGGCGCGGGCAAGACCACGCTGATGTTGCACCTCAACGGCGTGCTGACCGCGACGTCGGGTTCGGTGCGCATCGGCGATGTCGCGCTGACCCGCAAGACGCTTCACGACGTGCGCAGACGTGTGGGCCTGGTCTTCCAGGACCCCGACGACCAGTTGTTCATGCCGACCGTCGCCCAGGATGTGGCGTTCGGTCCCGCGAACTTCGGGTTGCGCGGTGACGCGCTGGCCGACCGGGTCCGAGAAGCGCTCCAGACGGTGTCTCTGACCGAGGAGGCCGACCGCAGCCCTACCCACCTGTCGGCGGGCCAGCGTCGCCGTGCGGCGCTGGCGACCGTACTGGCATGCCGGCCCGAAATCCTTGTGCTCGATGAACCGTCGGCGAACCTCGATCCGGTCGCTCGCCGGGAACTGGCCGAGACGTTGTCTGCGCTGGACTCCACGATGTTGATCGTCACGCACGACCTGCCCTATGCCGCTCAGCTGTGCGAGCGGGCGGTCGTGATGGATCGCGGCGTGATCGTCGCCGACGGCCCCATCCGGGAGATCCTCGCCGACACCGAGCTGCTCGCCACGCATCGCCTCGAGCTGCCCTGGGGCTTCGAGGTGCCCACCCGGCCCTGA
- the ubiE_3 gene encoding type 11 methyltransferase: MATTGQNTTTGDGDRQLKAKHRALWASGDYPTVASELIPALGPELVQACGVRPGDRVLDVAAGSGNAAIPAAELGAVVTASDLTPELFDAGRRIAAERGVSLEWAEADAEALPFADNGFDVVMSCVGAMFAPHHQETASELIRVARPGGRIGMINWTPEGFIGKLFATMKPYAPPPPPGATPPPLWGSEEHVRALFGDRVTDLTMRRQTVRMDQCATPLEFREYWKRNYGPTIAAYKFNENNPERVEALDEDFLAFLERSNQGVAEEGFWEAEYLLVTATKP; the protein is encoded by the coding sequence ATGGCAACTACCGGACAGAACACGACGACGGGTGATGGCGATCGCCAGCTCAAGGCCAAACATCGCGCGTTATGGGCCTCGGGTGATTACCCCACCGTCGCATCCGAACTGATCCCCGCACTCGGTCCTGAGTTGGTCCAAGCCTGCGGGGTGCGTCCCGGCGATCGTGTGCTCGACGTCGCGGCCGGCTCGGGCAACGCGGCGATTCCGGCGGCGGAGCTCGGCGCCGTGGTCACGGCGAGCGACCTCACTCCGGAGCTCTTCGACGCCGGGCGTCGGATCGCCGCGGAGCGCGGTGTGAGTCTGGAGTGGGCGGAGGCCGACGCGGAGGCACTGCCGTTCGCCGACAACGGCTTCGACGTCGTGATGTCTTGTGTCGGTGCGATGTTTGCACCGCATCATCAGGAAACCGCCAGCGAACTGATCAGGGTGGCCCGTCCCGGCGGAAGGATCGGGATGATCAACTGGACGCCCGAAGGCTTCATCGGGAAGTTGTTCGCGACCATGAAGCCCTACGCGCCGCCGCCGCCGCCGGGGGCGACCCCGCCGCCGCTGTGGGGCAGTGAGGAGCACGTGCGCGCGCTGTTCGGTGATCGGGTCACCGACCTGACGATGCGCCGCCAGACGGTGCGGATGGACCAGTGCGCCACACCGCTTGAGTTCCGTGAGTACTGGAAACGCAACTACGGTCCCACGATCGCCGCGTACAAGTTCAACGAGAACAACCCCGAGCGCGTCGAAGCGCTGGACGAGGATTTTCTCGCCTTCCTCGAGCGGTCCAATCAGGGCGTCGCCGAAGAGGGGTTCTGGGAGGCCGAGTACCTCCTGGTGACAGCGACCAAGCCGTAA
- the mtr gene encoding mycothione reductase, giving the protein MTHFDIAIIGAGSGNSILDERYIDKKIAICEQSVFGGTCLNVGCIPTKMFVYAAGVADTVRDAARYGVDAHIDAVRWPDVVSRVFGRIDPLAVAGENYRRSSPNVQVFSSHTRFAPTRPDGRYALRTDAGDEFTADQVVIAAGSRAVVPDAVSECGAPYHTSDTIMRITDLPEHLIIVGGGYVACEFAHIFSSLGSKITLLIRGSTLLRGHDDDIAMRFTDIAAKKWEVRNHHELADAREVDGGVEVTCHDGSTLCGDVLLVATGRVPNGDLLDAVHAGVKVTASGQVVVDEYQRTTARGIFALGDVSSDFQLKHVANHEARVVKHNLLQDWDDTDALMPANHRHVPSAVFTDPQIASVGLTENEARAQGFRIRVKIQDYADVAYGWAMEDTSGIAKVIVDDDTGLLLGAHIMGHQASSLIQPVVQGMAFDLPAQEMARGQYWIHPALPEVVENALLALCGEPPWPPSRRH; this is encoded by the coding sequence ATGACGCACTTCGACATCGCGATCATCGGAGCGGGCTCGGGCAACTCGATCCTCGACGAGCGCTACATCGACAAGAAGATCGCGATCTGCGAGCAGAGTGTGTTCGGCGGAACGTGTCTCAATGTCGGTTGCATCCCGACGAAGATGTTCGTCTACGCGGCGGGCGTCGCCGACACCGTCAGGGACGCGGCGCGATACGGTGTCGACGCGCACATAGACGCGGTGCGGTGGCCCGACGTCGTCTCGAGGGTGTTCGGACGGATCGACCCGTTGGCCGTAGCGGGAGAGAACTACCGTCGCTCCTCACCGAATGTGCAGGTGTTCTCCAGCCACACCAGGTTTGCGCCCACGAGACCCGACGGCCGGTATGCGCTGCGCACCGACGCCGGCGACGAGTTCACCGCCGACCAGGTGGTGATCGCGGCCGGTTCTCGCGCGGTCGTGCCCGACGCGGTCAGCGAATGCGGTGCGCCGTACCACACCAGCGACACGATCATGCGGATCACCGATCTGCCCGAACACCTCATCATCGTCGGCGGCGGTTATGTCGCTTGCGAATTCGCCCACATCTTCTCGTCGCTCGGCAGCAAGATCACGCTGCTGATCCGCGGCAGCACTCTGCTGCGCGGCCACGACGACGACATCGCGATGCGCTTCACCGACATCGCCGCCAAGAAGTGGGAGGTGCGCAACCATCACGAGCTCGCCGACGCCCGCGAGGTCGACGGCGGCGTCGAAGTCACCTGTCACGACGGCTCGACACTGTGCGGCGACGTCCTGCTGGTGGCGACCGGTCGCGTCCCCAACGGTGACCTGCTCGACGCAGTGCATGCCGGTGTGAAGGTGACCGCGAGCGGACAGGTCGTCGTCGACGAATACCAACGCACCACCGCCCGCGGCATTTTCGCGCTCGGCGACGTGTCGTCGGACTTCCAGCTCAAGCACGTGGCCAACCACGAAGCGCGCGTCGTCAAACACAATCTTCTGCAGGACTGGGATGACACGGACGCGCTCATGCCTGCCAACCACCGCCATGTCCCGTCGGCGGTGTTCACCGACCCGCAGATCGCCAGCGTCGGGTTAACCGAAAACGAGGCGCGCGCACAGGGTTTCCGGATCCGGGTGAAGATCCAGGATTACGCCGACGTCGCCTACGGGTGGGCGATGGAGGACACCTCCGGTATCGCCAAAGTCATCGTCGACGACGACACCGGGCTGCTCCTCGGTGCGCACATCATGGGCCATCAGGCGTCATCGCTGATCCAGCCTGTCGTCCAGGGCATGGCGTTCGACCTGCCCGCGCAGGAGATGGCGCGCGGGCAGTACTGGATTCACCCCGCCCTGCCGGAGGTCGTCGAGAACGCATTGCTGGCGCTGTGCGGCGAGCCGCCGTGGCCGCCGTCCCGACGACACTGA
- the ziaR gene encoding ArsR family transcriptional regulator produces the protein MHIGATLSPVNEPVGQVDVERAASALADVDTASWTQRFDLLSDPHRLEILLTLHRVPGIRVGDLAAALGRSENAVSQALRVLRQQGWVSATRVGRAVSYRLDDEIVHDLLHWIGARHG, from the coding sequence GTGCACATCGGCGCTACATTGAGTCCCGTGAACGAGCCAGTCGGCCAGGTGGACGTCGAACGCGCCGCGTCGGCGCTGGCCGACGTCGACACCGCCAGCTGGACGCAGCGATTCGACCTGCTGTCGGACCCGCATCGGCTGGAGATCCTGCTCACGCTGCATCGGGTGCCGGGAATCCGCGTGGGAGACCTCGCAGCGGCGCTGGGCCGCTCGGAAAACGCCGTCTCGCAAGCGCTTCGCGTGCTGCGCCAGCAGGGCTGGGTCAGCGCCACTCGGGTGGGACGGGCCGTCAGCTACCGCCTCGACGACGAGATCGTGCACGACCTGCTGCACTGGATCGGCGCCCGGCACGGCTGA
- the ycdF_4 gene encoding short chain dehydrogenase has translation MDLTQRLAGKVAVITGGASGIGLASAKRMKAEGATVVIGDIDPAAGKTVADDLNGTFVQVDVSDQVAVDTLFDTAAETHGSVDIAFNNAGISPPEDGLIEDTGVDAWQRVQDVNLKSVFFCCKAALRHMVPQQKGSIINTASFVAVVGSATSQISYTASKGGVLTMSRELGVQYARQGIRVNALCPGPVNTPLLQELFAKDPERAARRLVHVPVGRFAEPEELAAAVAFLASDDASFITASSFLVDGGIGGHYVTPL, from the coding sequence ATGGATCTGACTCAACGACTGGCGGGCAAGGTCGCCGTCATCACCGGTGGCGCCAGCGGCATCGGTCTGGCGAGCGCCAAGCGGATGAAGGCCGAGGGCGCGACCGTCGTCATCGGCGACATCGACCCGGCGGCCGGAAAGACCGTCGCCGACGATCTGAACGGCACCTTCGTCCAGGTCGACGTCTCCGATCAGGTCGCGGTGGACACGCTGTTCGACACCGCCGCCGAGACACACGGATCGGTCGACATCGCGTTCAACAACGCGGGCATCAGCCCACCCGAGGACGGTCTCATCGAGGACACCGGCGTCGACGCCTGGCAGCGGGTTCAGGACGTCAACCTCAAATCGGTGTTCTTCTGCTGTAAGGCGGCGCTGCGGCACATGGTTCCGCAGCAGAAGGGGTCGATCATCAACACCGCGTCGTTCGTCGCGGTGGTCGGCTCGGCGACGTCGCAGATTTCCTACACCGCATCGAAGGGCGGTGTGCTGACCATGTCGCGTGAACTCGGTGTCCAGTACGCGCGGCAGGGGATTCGCGTCAACGCGCTGTGCCCCGGGCCCGTCAACACGCCGCTGCTGCAGGAGTTGTTCGCCAAGGATCCGGAGCGCGCGGCACGACGGTTGGTGCATGTGCCGGTGGGCCGGTTCGCCGAACCGGAGGAACTCGCCGCCGCGGTCGCCTTTTTAGCCAGCGACGACGCGTCGTTCATCACCGCGTCGAGCTTCCTGGTCGACGGCGGTATCGGCGGCCACTACGTCACCCCGCTGTAG
- the feaB gene encoding betaine-aldehyde dehydrogenase — translation MINPATEELLRTVEQTDEAAVDDAVARAKAAQRDWARQAPAERAAALRAFAATVDAHVDELAALEVANSGHPIGSAEWEAGHVRDVLQFYAATPERLSGKQIPVAGGIDVTFNEPLGVVGVITPWNFPMTIASWGFAPALAAGNAVLIKPAEWTPLTTIRLGELAVEAGIPADLFCVLPGKGSVVGERFVSHPDVRKVVFTGSTEVGTRVMAGAAKQVKRVTLELGGKSANIVFDDCDLEQAAATAPYGVFDNAGQDCCARSRILVQRNVYDRFMELFEPAVRGVVVGDPRAKDTEMGPLVSKGHWNTVASFVPDDAPVAFRGSAPSGPGYWFPPTVLTPQRTDRTVREEIFGPVVTVLPFDDEADAIALANDTPYGLSGSIWTENLSRAVRMSRAVEAGNLSVNSHSSVRYNTPFGGFKQSGLGRELGPDAPLSFTETKNVFIAVQEAP, via the coding sequence GGGCGAAAGCGGCGCAACGGGATTGGGCGCGGCAGGCGCCCGCCGAACGGGCGGCCGCGTTGCGCGCATTCGCGGCGACGGTCGACGCGCACGTCGACGAGCTGGCGGCGCTGGAAGTCGCCAACTCCGGGCATCCCATCGGTAGCGCCGAGTGGGAGGCCGGCCACGTCCGCGACGTGCTGCAGTTCTACGCCGCCACACCGGAACGCTTGTCCGGCAAGCAGATTCCGGTCGCGGGCGGTATCGATGTGACGTTCAACGAGCCACTCGGCGTGGTCGGTGTCATCACGCCGTGGAACTTCCCGATGACGATCGCCTCGTGGGGTTTCGCGCCTGCGCTCGCTGCGGGCAACGCGGTGCTCATCAAACCCGCTGAGTGGACGCCGCTCACCACGATCCGGCTGGGGGAGTTGGCCGTCGAAGCGGGAATCCCTGCCGACCTGTTCTGTGTGCTGCCCGGTAAGGGTTCGGTGGTGGGGGAACGATTCGTCTCGCACCCCGACGTGCGCAAGGTGGTGTTCACCGGCTCCACCGAGGTCGGCACCCGCGTCATGGCGGGCGCGGCCAAACAGGTCAAACGCGTCACCCTCGAATTGGGTGGCAAGAGCGCCAACATCGTCTTCGACGACTGTGATCTGGAGCAGGCGGCGGCCACCGCGCCGTACGGGGTATTCGACAATGCGGGCCAGGACTGCTGTGCGCGTAGCCGAATACTGGTGCAGCGCAACGTCTACGACCGATTCATGGAACTGTTCGAGCCCGCGGTCAGGGGTGTGGTGGTCGGCGACCCGCGCGCCAAGGACACCGAGATGGGTCCGCTGGTGTCGAAGGGGCACTGGAACACCGTCGCCTCGTTCGTGCCCGACGACGCGCCCGTCGCGTTCCGCGGCTCGGCTCCCTCAGGGCCGGGGTACTGGTTCCCGCCGACGGTGCTGACGCCGCAGCGCACCGACCGCACGGTGCGCGAGGAGATCTTCGGCCCTGTGGTCACCGTGCTGCCGTTCGACGACGAGGCCGACGCGATCGCGCTGGCCAACGACACCCCCTACGGGTTGTCCGGGTCGATCTGGACGGAGAACCTGTCGCGGGCGGTGCGGATGTCGCGGGCGGTGGAGGCGGGCAACCTGTCGGTCAACTCGCACTCGTCGGTGCGGTACAACACGCCGTTCGGTGGCTTCAAACAGTCCGGCCTCGGACGCGAACTCGGCCCTGACGCGCCGCTGTCGTTCACCGAAACCAAGAACGTGTTCATCGCCGTGCAGGAGGCACCCTAG
- a CDS encoding cobalt ABC transporter inner membrane subunit CbiQ, giving the protein MGAGAHPLYRHDDSAVHRAPAEVKVVCLLVFVLAVVATPREMFWPFAVYALIVVGIWRLARIPLRWVLPRMLIEAPFLVLAVLLPFAEGGERIDVAGLALSVSGLWAAWGIVIKGTLGVAAALTVAATTSTTELPTALGRLGVPAIATSVLVLMIRYVDLLTAEAGRMRMARISRGDSPRVLHQAGAIAKGIGALFLRSYERGERVYVAMLSRGFDGNAPDLAVIGAPPRAVASQWVIVMAPAAAAVAVSASAWVLR; this is encoded by the coding sequence ATGGGCGCGGGCGCTCACCCCCTCTACCGGCACGACGACTCCGCCGTGCACCGCGCCCCCGCCGAGGTGAAGGTCGTCTGCCTACTGGTGTTCGTGCTCGCGGTCGTCGCGACGCCGCGGGAGATGTTCTGGCCCTTCGCCGTCTACGCGCTGATCGTCGTCGGCATCTGGCGTCTCGCCCGCATCCCGCTGCGGTGGGTCCTGCCCCGGATGCTGATCGAAGCGCCGTTCCTCGTCCTGGCCGTGCTGCTGCCCTTCGCCGAGGGCGGCGAACGTATCGACGTTGCAGGACTGGCGCTTTCGGTCAGCGGGTTGTGGGCGGCGTGGGGCATCGTCATCAAGGGCACGCTCGGGGTCGCGGCGGCACTGACCGTGGCCGCCACCACGTCGACGACAGAGCTGCCCACCGCGCTGGGCCGGCTCGGTGTGCCCGCGATCGCGACGTCTGTGCTGGTGCTGATGATCCGCTACGTCGATCTGCTGACCGCCGAGGCCGGCCGGATGCGCATGGCACGCATATCGCGTGGCGATTCACCGCGCGTCCTGCATCAGGCCGGTGCGATCGCCAAGGGTATCGGCGCGCTGTTCCTGCGGTCTTACGAACGCGGTGAGCGGGTCTACGTCGCGATGCTGTCGCGCGGGTTCGACGGCAACGCACCGGATCTGGCCGTGATCGGTGCGCCGCCGCGCGCCGTCGCGTCGCAGTGGGTGATCGTCATGGCTCCGGCCGCGGCCGCGGTCGCGGTTTCCGCGTCGGCGTGGGTGCTGCGATGA
- the lutR_3 gene encoding GntR family transcriptional regulator, whose translation MAHVGFTALAAAEALLRPVRGGNAFEDTVARLLQTIRLGVLAPGECLPPERELASRLGVSRDTVREAIKSLSDAGYLVSRRGRYGGTFLADELPRPIARTDAVTRAEIDDALRLREILEVGAAHMAASRTLSASEREQLWARMADVRAAAADDYRRLDSRLHLAIAEAAGSPSLVPLLAENRMRLNALLDQIPLLPRNIAHSDEQHEAIVLAILAGDGDRAASAMRTHVEGSAALLHGFLD comes from the coding sequence ATGGCGCACGTGGGGTTCACCGCGTTGGCGGCCGCCGAAGCGTTGCTGCGTCCGGTGCGTGGGGGTAACGCCTTCGAGGACACCGTCGCCCGGCTCCTGCAGACCATCCGGCTCGGTGTGCTGGCGCCCGGCGAATGCCTGCCGCCCGAACGCGAACTCGCCTCACGTCTCGGCGTCAGCCGCGACACCGTGCGCGAGGCGATCAAGTCGCTGTCCGACGCGGGTTATCTGGTATCTCGGCGCGGACGGTACGGAGGGACGTTTCTCGCCGACGAACTGCCGCGACCTATTGCCAGAACCGACGCCGTGACGCGCGCGGAGATCGACGACGCACTGCGCCTGCGGGAGATCCTCGAAGTCGGCGCCGCGCACATGGCGGCCAGCCGCACGCTGAGCGCATCGGAGCGCGAACAACTGTGGGCCCGGATGGCCGACGTCCGCGCCGCTGCCGCCGACGACTACCGCCGGCTCGACTCGCGCCTGCACCTGGCGATCGCCGAGGCCGCCGGATCGCCGTCGCTGGTCCCGCTGCTGGCCGAGAACAGGATGCGGCTCAACGCCCTGCTCGACCAGATCCCGCTGCTGCCACGCAACATCGCCCATTCCGACGAGCAGCACGAGGCGATCGTGCTCGCGATCCTCGCAGGCGACGGCGACCGAGCGGCATCAGCGATGCGAACTCACGTCGAGGGGTCGGCCGCGCTGCTGCACGGCTTCCTCGACTAG
- a CDS encoding cobalt transporter CbiM — MRSRWQFLAIFAAVTLLIAGVVSYFASSNPDGLDSTTLRGCEVVETAAGEELTGECIAQHAEEHSLAASPLADYAIGGRDGTGGIAGIIGVLATLFVAGSVFWLIARNRRATDRSGSG; from the coding sequence ATGAGGTCGCGCTGGCAGTTCTTGGCGATTTTCGCGGCTGTCACGCTGCTGATCGCCGGGGTGGTGTCCTACTTCGCCAGCTCGAACCCCGACGGGCTCGACTCGACGACGCTGCGCGGGTGCGAGGTCGTCGAGACCGCTGCCGGCGAGGAACTCACCGGCGAGTGCATCGCCCAGCACGCCGAGGAGCACAGCCTGGCGGCCTCCCCGCTCGCCGACTACGCCATCGGCGGACGCGACGGCACCGGCGGCATCGCCGGGATCATCGGCGTGCTCGCGACGCTCTTCGTCGCAGGATCGGTGTTCTGGCTGATCGCGCGGAACCGCAGAGCGACCGACCGCAGCGGATCGGGCTGA